The Bacteroides acidifaciens genome includes a region encoding these proteins:
- the rny gene encoding ribonuclease Y, producing the protein MIAIIATAIACFIVGGVLSYILFRYALKSRYDNILKEAETEAEVIKKNKLLEVKEKFLNKKADLEKEVALRNQKIQQAENKLKQREMVLGQRQEEIQRKKMEAEAVKENLEAQLVIVDKKKEELDRLQQQEIDKLEAISGLSAEEAKERLVESLKEEAKTQAQSYINDIMDDAKLTANKEAKRIVVQSIQRVATETAIENSVTVFHIESDEIKGRIIGREGRNIRALEAATGVEIVVDDTPEAIVLSAFDPVRREIARLALHQLVTDGRIHPARIEEVVAKVRKQVEEEIIETGKRTTIDLGIHGLHPELIRIIGKMKYRSSYGQNLLQHARETANLCAVMASELGLNPKKAKRAGLLHDIGKVPDEEPELPHALLGMKLAEKYKEKPDICNAIGAHHDETEMTSLLAPIVQVCDAISGARPGARREIVEAYIKRLNDLEQLAMSYPGVTKTYAIQAGRELRVIVGADKIDDKQTENLSGEIAKKIQDEMTYPGQVKITVIRETRAVSFAK; encoded by the coding sequence ATGATAGCAATAATAGCAACAGCAATTGCTTGCTTCATTGTAGGTGGAGTCCTTTCATACATACTATTTAGGTATGCGCTGAAATCCAGATACGACAACATCCTGAAAGAAGCAGAGACGGAAGCAGAAGTAATTAAGAAAAACAAGCTGCTGGAAGTGAAGGAGAAGTTCCTGAACAAGAAAGCGGACCTTGAAAAGGAAGTAGCACTGCGGAATCAGAAGATTCAGCAGGCGGAAAACAAACTGAAACAACGCGAAATGGTGCTCGGACAGCGCCAAGAAGAAATCCAACGCAAGAAGATGGAAGCCGAAGCTGTCAAAGAGAACCTGGAAGCGCAGTTAGTGATTGTCGATAAGAAAAAAGAAGAACTTGACAGACTGCAACAGCAGGAAATTGACAAGTTGGAAGCAATCTCCGGTTTGTCTGCCGAAGAAGCGAAAGAACGCCTGGTAGAATCCTTGAAAGAGGAAGCTAAAACACAGGCTCAGTCATATATCAATGACATCATGGATGATGCCAAGTTGACAGCCAACAAAGAAGCGAAACGTATTGTAGTCCAATCCATCCAACGGGTAGCTACGGAAACTGCCATCGAAAACTCTGTTACGGTATTCCATATCGAATCGGATGAAATTAAAGGACGTATCATCGGTCGTGAAGGACGTAATATTCGTGCATTGGAAGCTGCTACAGGTGTTGAAATCGTTGTAGACGATACTCCTGAAGCGATTGTCCTTTCAGCTTTCGACCCGGTTCGCCGTGAAATTGCCCGCCTGGCTCTGCACCAGCTTGTTACCGACGGACGTATCCATCCGGCACGTATCGAAGAGGTGGTAGCTAAAGTACGCAAACAGGTGGAAGAAGAAATCATCGAAACAGGTAAACGTACAACGATTGACCTTGGCATCCACGGTCTGCATCCTGAACTGATTCGTATTATCGGTAAGATGAAATATCGTTCTTCTTATGGTCAGAACTTGTTGCAGCATGCACGTGAAACAGCCAACCTTTGTGCTGTAATGGCATCAGAACTGGGACTGAATCCGAAGAAAGCAAAACGTGCAGGTTTGCTGCATGATATAGGTAAAGTGCCTGATGAAGAACCGGAATTGCCACACGCATTGCTGGGTATGAAGCTCGCAGAAAAATACAAGGAGAAACCGGATATCTGCAACGCTATCGGCGCTCACCATGACGAAACGGAAATGACGAGTCTGCTGGCTCCTATCGTACAGGTATGTGACGCTATCTCAGGCGCACGTCCGGGCGCACGCCGCGAAATCGTTGAGGCTTATATCAAGCGTCTGAACGACCTTGAACAGTTGGCAATGTCTTATCCGGGTGTGACAAAGACTTATGCAATCCAAGCAGGACGCGAACTCCGCGTTATCGTTGGTGCAGATAAGATTGACGACAAGCAGACTGAAAACCTGTCGGGCGAAATCGCTAAGAAGATTCAGGATGAAATGACTTATCCAGGACAGGTGAAGATTACCGTTATCCGTGAGACACGTGCGGTCAGCTTCGCTAAGTAA
- a CDS encoding copper homeostasis protein CutC — protein sequence MKKYQFEVCANSVESCLAAQIGGANRVELCAGIPEGGTTPSYGEISMAREILDTTRLHVIIRPRGGDFLYSPIEVKTMLKDIEIARKLGVDGVVFGCLTANGEIDYAAMQELMLASQGLSVTFHRAFDVCCNPKEALEQIIELGCNRILTSGQQATAEQGIPLLKELQEQAAGRIILLAGCGVNEKNIARIAQETGIQEFHFSARESIKSEMEYKNELVSMGGTVHIDEYERNVTTARRVMDTIQAISL from the coding sequence ATGAAAAAATACCAATTCGAAGTTTGTGCCAACTCAGTAGAAAGTTGCCTCGCTGCCCAAATAGGCGGAGCCAACCGTGTAGAATTATGTGCGGGTATTCCCGAAGGTGGAACAACACCTTCTTACGGAGAAATTTCTATGGCTCGTGAAATACTGGATACAACCCGGTTGCACGTCATTATCCGTCCTAGAGGTGGAGATTTTCTCTACTCGCCTATCGAAGTAAAGACAATGCTGAAAGATATAGAGATAGCCCGGAAACTCGGAGTTGACGGAGTTGTTTTTGGATGCCTGACTGCTAATGGAGAGATTGATTACGCTGCCATGCAAGAGTTAATGCTAGCCTCACAAGGCTTGTCTGTCACCTTTCATAGGGCTTTCGATGTTTGTTGCAATCCCAAGGAAGCACTGGAACAAATTATAGAACTTGGCTGTAACCGGATTCTGACTTCCGGTCAGCAAGCTACTGCAGAACAAGGTATTCCTTTACTCAAAGAGCTGCAGGAGCAAGCAGCAGGAAGAATTATCCTACTTGCCGGATGCGGTGTGAATGAAAAGAATATTGCTCGAATCGCCCAGGAAACAGGGATACAGGAGTTCCATTTCTCTGCCCGCGAAAGTATTAAAAGTGAGATGGAGTACAAGAATGAATTAGTATCCATGGGCGGCACTGTACATATCGACGAATATGAACGGAATGTAACGACCGCCCGGAGAGTTATGGATACGATTCAAGCTATATCTTTATAA
- a CDS encoding sodium ion-translocating decarboxylase subunit beta produces MENIDFATLFQGIGTMMASGWFLASARIFLVLLGLLLIYLGWKGVLEPMVMIPMGLGMVAINCGTLIMPDGTLGNLFLDPMLSDTDALMNTMQIDFLQPVYTLTFSNGLIACFVFMGIGTLLDVGFLLQKPFASIFLALCAELGTFLTVPIAAALGLTLKESASVAMVGGADGPMVLFTSLALAKHLFVPITVVAYLYLGLTYGGYPYLVKLLVPKRFRAIKMVTKKAPKNYDAKVKLAFSAVLCAVLCFLFPVASPLFFSLFLGVAVRESGMKHIYDFVSGPLLYGSTFMLGLLLGVLCDAHLLLDPKILKLLVLGVVALLLSGIGGILGGYIMYFIKRGNYNPVIGIAAVSCVPTTAKVAQKIVSKDNPDSFVLGDALGANISGVITSAIITGIYITVIPYL; encoded by the coding sequence ATGGAAAATATAGATTTTGCGACTTTATTTCAAGGCATTGGTACAATGATGGCAAGCGGCTGGTTTCTCGCTTCTGCCAGAATCTTTCTGGTACTTCTTGGTTTGTTACTTATTTATCTGGGTTGGAAAGGTGTACTCGAACCTATGGTTATGATTCCGATGGGACTGGGGATGGTAGCCATCAACTGTGGAACATTGATTATGCCTGACGGTACATTGGGTAACCTTTTTCTCGACCCGATGCTTTCGGATACCGACGCATTGATGAATACGATGCAGATAGACTTTCTGCAACCCGTTTATACACTTACGTTCAGTAACGGGCTGATAGCCTGTTTTGTCTTTATGGGTATCGGGACACTGCTGGATGTCGGCTTCCTGCTTCAGAAACCATTTGCAAGTATCTTTCTTGCTCTATGTGCAGAGTTGGGAACTTTCCTAACAGTGCCTATTGCCGCCGCTCTCGGATTGACTTTGAAAGAAAGTGCCTCTGTTGCCATGGTAGGTGGCGCCGATGGACCGATGGTATTGTTTACTTCACTGGCTTTGGCAAAACATCTGTTTGTTCCTATCACAGTGGTAGCCTATCTTTATTTGGGACTGACATACGGTGGCTACCCTTATCTGGTGAAACTCCTGGTTCCCAAACGCTTCCGGGCTATCAAAATGGTGACGAAGAAAGCACCGAAAAACTATGACGCTAAAGTGAAGCTGGCTTTCTCCGCTGTTCTTTGTGCAGTTCTTTGTTTCTTGTTCCCGGTTGCTTCTCCTTTATTCTTCTCTTTGTTTCTGGGAGTTGCTGTTCGCGAATCCGGTATGAAGCATATTTATGACTTTGTAAGCGGGCCGTTGCTTTACGGTTCTACCTTTATGTTGGGACTATTATTAGGTGTGCTTTGTGACGCGCATCTACTACTCGACCCGAAGATTCTTAAATTATTAGTTTTGGGTGTCGTAGCCTTGCTGCTTTCCGGCATCGGTGGAATCCTGGGCGGTTATATCATGTACTTTATCAAACGGGGGAATTATAATCCGGTGATTGGCATCGCCGCCGTAAGCTGTGTGCCTACTACCGCCAAAGTAGCCCAAAAGATTGTCAGCAAAGACAATCCGGACTCATTTGTTTTGGGGGATGCCTTGGGAGCCAATATCTCGGGCGTAATTACTTCGGCTATTATTACAGGCATCTATATCACAGTCATACCTTATTTATAA
- a CDS encoding LapA family protein: MIHLLLSTLAMMGLTFLIGFFVAAVIKLIAYAADSFDFYSSHRLELLRLHRWRQHRQKMERLVRQIPLEAEEAMGDYREDFSHGINRNFTGYAGYYHGVSPGASDETLLDYYYPRDTREFFLKEEERAHINKKSSKKSATDK; encoded by the coding sequence ATGATTCATTTATTACTATCTACGTTAGCTATGATGGGGCTGACCTTTCTCATAGGCTTTTTTGTTGCAGCAGTTATTAAATTAATAGCTTATGCTGCCGATTCATTCGATTTTTATAGTTCCCATCGGTTGGAGTTACTTCGTCTGCATCGCTGGCGGCAGCATCGTCAGAAAATGGAAAGGCTCGTCAGGCAGATACCGCTTGAAGCGGAAGAAGCTATGGGGGATTACCGTGAAGACTTCAGCCATGGCATCAATCGTAATTTTACCGGTTATGCAGGGTATTATCATGGCGTGAGTCCGGGAGCTTCGGACGAAACCCTGCTGGATTATTATTATCCCCGAGATACCCGGGAGTTCTTTCTTAAGGAAGAAGAACGGGCGCATATCAACAAGAAAAGTTCAAAGAAGTCAGCTACTGACAAATAA
- a CDS encoding transglutaminase-like domain-containing protein, producing the protein MKTLVRLLLVSFFSALLFSCSESHFLKEEAYRNQVLQDFEQKQKVLPNGELFAVFSDSTLTLSEREALMFLYAYMPIGDITDYHGKYYLANIRLSEQTRHEMPWGKTVPDELFRHFVLPVRVNNENLDESRKVFYEELKERVKGLSMKDAILEVNHWCHEKVVYRPSDARTSSPLASVKTAYGRCGEESTFTVAALRSVGIPARQVYTPRWAHTDDNHAWVEAWADGKWYFFGACEPEPVLNLGWFNAPASRGMLMHTKVFGRYNGPEEIMLETPNYTEINVIDNYAPTAKAVVTVTDTDGRPVSGAKVEFKVYNYAEFYTVATKYADADGRASLTAGRGDMLVWASDKGRFGFSKLSFGKQSELVLALDKKEGDIFEVDIDIVPPVENAILPEVTPEQRAENDRRLEQEDSIRNAYVATFPTMAQIDSVMSGLKEKIHPCVKKALCSFIIDSRGNYDVLIRFIREADRQGKLMKAAALLQTLSEKDRRDVNYEVLLDHFLHTKDISKYLYGCTLSDCLTCMDAWLEEVDDILNPRIAMEALTPYRSFFQSKFTEAQIDSFRSRPQLLIEWVSNNIAIDEENNSQRIPISPEGVWRSRVADSHSRDIFFVALARSMDILARMRSTDGRVGYVLPPTEDLTPAGEFVEADFEKKESVRTPQGYYHLCDGEQAIGYGDDRARYYSKYTISRIVDGKPELISFDERYPEKGCSGILDTGYYLLVTGTRLASGGVLARVSSFMLSAENDKLMETKVPFHLRESGEKVAVIGNFNSESLFTSVEGIGKDSTPLAKQSLLQSCGRGYFVVGVLAPGQEPTNHALRDIAALKSDLEKWGRKMVLLFPDEVQCKKFTLSEFPELPSTVIYGIDTDGICKQIVGNMKLKHKNSLPVFIIADTFNRVVFVSQGYTIGLGEQLMKTVHGL; encoded by the coding sequence ATGAAAACACTCGTCCGTCTTTTGCTTGTCTCGTTTTTCTCTGCACTATTATTTTCATGCAGTGAATCCCATTTTCTGAAAGAAGAAGCTTATCGTAATCAGGTACTTCAGGATTTTGAGCAGAAACAGAAAGTACTCCCTAATGGGGAGCTGTTTGCTGTCTTTTCGGATAGCACTTTGACTCTTTCAGAGCGTGAAGCTTTGATGTTTCTGTATGCGTATATGCCGATAGGAGATATAACGGATTATCACGGGAAATATTATTTGGCAAATATTCGTCTTTCCGAGCAGACTCGCCATGAGATGCCTTGGGGAAAGACTGTTCCCGATGAGTTATTCCGGCATTTTGTGCTGCCTGTCCGTGTGAATAACGAAAACTTGGATGAATCCCGCAAAGTTTTTTACGAAGAGTTGAAGGAGCGAGTGAAAGGTCTTTCGATGAAAGATGCGATTTTGGAGGTGAATCATTGGTGTCATGAGAAAGTGGTGTATCGTCCAAGTGATGCCCGTACAAGTTCACCGCTGGCGTCGGTGAAAACAGCCTATGGACGTTGCGGCGAAGAATCTACTTTTACGGTTGCTGCGCTACGTTCTGTCGGGATACCTGCACGTCAGGTTTATACTCCTCGTTGGGCGCACACTGACGATAATCATGCCTGGGTAGAAGCTTGGGCGGATGGCAAGTGGTATTTCTTTGGTGCTTGTGAACCCGAACCGGTGCTGAACCTCGGTTGGTTCAATGCGCCTGCAAGCCGTGGAATGTTGATGCATACAAAGGTGTTCGGTCGTTATAACGGGCCGGAAGAGATTATGCTTGAAACTCCGAATTATACCGAGATTAATGTAATTGATAATTATGCTCCTACGGCTAAGGCGGTTGTGACGGTGACCGATACGGATGGTCGTCCTGTTTCCGGTGCTAAAGTCGAGTTTAAAGTCTATAATTATGCTGAGTTTTATACGGTAGCTACCAAATATGCCGATGCGGACGGTCGCGCTTCGTTGACAGCAGGAAGAGGGGATATGCTGGTATGGGCTTCTGACAAGGGGAGATTTGGCTTTTCTAAATTGTCTTTTGGGAAGCAATCGGAATTGGTATTAGCGCTTGACAAAAAAGAAGGTGATATTTTTGAAGTGGATATTGACATTGTTCCTCCGGTTGAGAATGCTATTTTACCTGAAGTGACTCCGGAACAGCGGGCCGAAAATGACAGGAGACTGGAGCAGGAAGATTCGATTCGCAATGCTTATGTTGCTACTTTTCCGACTATGGCGCAAATTGATTCTGTTATGTCTGGTTTGAAAGAAAAAATACATCCGTGTGTTAAAAAGGCTCTATGTTCATTTATTATAGATTCACGTGGGAATTATGATGTGCTGATTCGTTTTATTAGGGAAGCGGATCGTCAGGGAAAACTGATGAAGGCTGCTGCTTTATTACAAACCCTTTCTGAAAAAGATCGTCGTGATGTAAATTATGAAGTGTTGTTAGACCATTTTCTCCATACGAAAGATATCTCCAAATATTTATATGGTTGTACTTTGTCGGATTGTTTGACTTGTATGGATGCTTGGTTGGAAGAAGTCGATGATATCCTTAATCCACGTATTGCCATGGAAGCGTTGACTCCATACAGGTCTTTTTTCCAATCAAAATTTACGGAAGCACAGATTGATTCTTTTCGCAGTCGTCCGCAACTACTGATAGAATGGGTAAGTAATAATATTGCGATTGATGAAGAAAACAATTCTCAACGTATTCCTATCTCTCCGGAAGGCGTGTGGCGTTCACGTGTTGCGGATTCCCATTCAAGGGATATCTTTTTTGTGGCATTGGCACGTAGTATGGATATTCTTGCCCGCATGAGGAGTACAGATGGGCGTGTGGGGTATGTACTTCCTCCGACAGAAGATCTTACTCCGGCTGGTGAGTTTGTGGAAGCTGATTTTGAGAAAAAGGAGAGTGTGCGGACGCCGCAGGGATATTATCATTTATGTGATGGAGAACAGGCAATTGGCTACGGTGATGATAGAGCTAGATATTACAGCAAATATACAATCTCCAGGATTGTTGATGGAAAACCGGAATTAATCAGTTTTGATGAAAGATATCCGGAAAAAGGGTGTTCCGGTATATTGGATACTGGATATTATTTGCTGGTCACTGGTACGAGACTGGCAAGCGGTGGTGTGCTGGCGAGAGTTTCTTCCTTTATGTTATCAGCAGAAAATGATAAACTTATGGAAACTAAAGTCCCTTTTCATCTACGTGAATCAGGAGAGAAAGTTGCTGTTATCGGTAATTTCAATTCCGAATCGCTTTTCACATCGGTTGAGGGTATAGGAAAGGATAGTACACCTTTAGCTAAACAAAGTTTGTTGCAATCATGTGGTCGTGGTTACTTTGTGGTTGGTGTTCTCGCTCCGGGGCAGGAACCTACCAATCATGCTTTGCGTGATATTGCCGCTTTAAAGTCCGATTTGGAGAAATGGGGAAGGAAAATGGTATTGCTTTTCCCCGATGAAGTCCAGTGTAAGAAGTTTACTCTTTCAGAGTTTCCAGAATTACCTTCTACGGTTATCTATGGTATTGATACGGACGGTATCTGCAAACAGATTGTGGGAAATATGAAATTAAAACATAAGAATAGCCTGCCGGTATTTATTATCGCCGATACATTCAACCGTGTAGTCTTTGTTTCTCAAGGATATACTATCGGCTTGGGTGAACAATTAATGAAAACCGTTCATGGATTGTAG